Proteins from a genomic interval of Trichoderma breve strain T069 chromosome 2, whole genome shotgun sequence:
- a CDS encoding pyridoxal-phosphate dependent enzyme domain-containing protein gives MPGLNGTTLMPNGATGTHGTRRPSTSSAMRAMALTEYSANPSPPPETVEEGASLVPEEFQLPDGHPDYLRMIASATSRVYEACKTTPLSPAINLSNRLECNVLLKREDLQPVFSFKLRGAYNKMAHLDPAESWKGVVCCSAGNHAQGVAYSARKLKIPATIVMPEGTPSIKHLNVARLGGHVVLHGADFDAAKEECARRAKHDGLINIPPFDDPYVIAGQGTIGNEMFGQVNMAKVEAIFCGVGGGGLIAGIGLFVKRMAPHVKIIGVEASDANAMAQSLKLGKRVMLQEVGLFADGAAVKVPGEETFRICREVVDEVIEVSTDEICAAIKDMYDDTRSGLEPAGALSIAGLKKYVARQPSVDAKRTLIAVTSGANMNFDRLRFVAERATLGEGKEVLMAATIPERPGAFAKLVDTIMPRPVTEFSYRYSSGNVANVLIGLSITVPAAQRVEEVRSLMERIRAEGMDVTDLSNDELAKSHVRYLIGGRTGVENERVFMFNFPERPGALEKFLATLRPKFNISLFQYRTYGGDVAKVLAGIQCPPEENAELEQFLEELGYPSEECTDSAVFNMFLKSTSP, from the exons ATGCCGGGTCTCAATGGCACCACGTTAATGCCCAACGGCGCCACGGGCACCCATGGGACTCGCAGGCCATCAACGTCATCGGCCATGAGagccatggccttgacggAATACAGCGCGaatccatcaccaccacccgAGACGGTCGAAGAGGGCGCATCGCTGGTGCCAGAAGAATTCCAACTTCCCGATGGTCACCCTGAC TACCTGCGCATGATTGCCAGCGCAACCTCACGAGTCTATGAGGCCTGCAAGACCACGCCGCTGTCCCCAGCCATTAACCTGAGCAACCGACTAGAGTGCAATGTTTTGCTCAAGCGCGAAGATCTGCAGCCCGTCTTCAGCTTTAAGCTGCGCGGCGCGTACAATAAGATGGCCCATCTTGACCCAGCCGAAAGCTGGAAAGGTGTCGTCTGCTGTTCTGCTGGAAACCATGCCCAGGGAGTTGCCTACTCTGCCCGAAAACTCAAGATTCCCGCCACCATTGTCATGCCGGAGGGCACgccaagcatcaagcatttGAATGTTGCGCGCCTTGGCGGCCATGTGGTTTTACACGGCGCAGATTTCGACGCTGCAAAGGAAGAGTGTGCACGGCGTGCGAAGCACGACGGACTCATCAACATTCCTCCTTTCGACGACCCCTACGTCATTGCCGGTCAAGGGACCATTGGCAATGAAATGTTTGGACAGGTCAACATGGCCAAAGTTGAAGCCATCTTTTGTGGagttggaggcggcggcctcATAGCAGGCATTGGCTTGTTTGTCAAGAGAATGGCACCTCATGTTAAAATCATTGGCGTTGAGGcatcagatgcaaatgcCATGGCACAGTCTTTGAAGCTGGGGAAGAGAGTCATGCTTCAAGAAGTCGGCTTATTTGCAGATGGCGCCGCCGTAAAGGTCCCTGGAGAGGAGACGTTCCGCATCTGCCGCGAGGTTGTGGACGAAGTTATCGAGGTCTCCACGGATGAGATCTGCGCTGCCATCAAAGACATGTACGACGATACCAGATCCGGATTGGAACCGGCGGGCGCCCTGTCTATAGCTGGCTTGAAGAAATACGTTGCGCGCCAGCCTTCTGTTGACGCCAAGAGGACGCTCATTGCTGTGACCTCGGGCGCCAACATGAATTTTGACCGGTTGAGGTTTGTTGCCGAACGTGCCACATTGGGTGAGGGCAAGGAGGTGTTGATGGCCGCTACCATCCCAGAGCGTCCTGGGGCCTTTGCCAAGCTCGTCGATACCATCATGCCTCGCCCTGTAACGGAGTTTTCCTACCGCTACTCATCCGgcaatgttgccaatgtcCTCATCGGTCTCTCTATCACAGTCCCGGCGGCCCAAAGGGTCGAGGAGGTGCGGTCACTCATGGAGCGTATCCGAGCCGAGGGCATGGATGTGACTGACCTATCCAACGACGAGCTCGCCAAAAGTCATGTGCGTTATCTCATCGGCGGACGCACCGGCGTGGAGAACGAAAGGGTCTTCATGTTCAACTTCCCTGAGCGGCCAGGAGCGCTAGAAAAGTTCCTGGCAACCCTGAGACCAAAGTTCAACATCAGCCTGTTCCAGTATCGTACGTATGGCGGAGACGTGGCCAAGGTGCTGGCAGGGATCCAGTGCCCACCGGAAGAGAATGCTGAACTGGAGCAGTtcctggaggagcttggaTACCCTTCAGAGGAGTGCACCGACTCGGCAGTTTTCAACATGTTCTTGAAAAGTACCAGCCCATAA
- a CDS encoding glycosyl hydrolase family 76 domain-containing protein: MFILAFLPVVIASYKYTKQEYCSIYAVANDCRPPPDEFLHIPARDLASDEAKTGILEDAFSALAVLQNEYYQIGRNTWPSAIDWTAAVTETVVSGMLSTLTKSINLIVPGITPSIREAQENLISSVYDQVIGYHFAQDIVAIRDQAFDDILWVVLGWIEAVNFARSHDGIRFPEAEHSPNASFPTDVHAALALLPWRGHLWIPSFQSRAKSFWLLGAQGWDTALCHGGMVWNPRLEPYKNAITNELYISASISMYQYMSNGSVADKDPLHLQAAIEGYKWLVNSNMMNREGLYADGFHIGRRKHGGVECNIRDEMVYTYNQGVLLTGQRGLWDVTGSPSYLEDGHNLIQAVIKATGWSLKTNRPIDSVDVSAKLPKWRGLGRGGILEEKCDAGGTCSQDGQTFKGIYFHHLTAFCRPLDEDNLNDGDYVDMDGFTRVKAAHKSACQAYLGWIKHNALAALTSRDSRGRFGMWWGSALFGNIHVSRVSDGIDHDAVNATDYRKDGTPNDDLWGRDSRWLPGSRKRGLDKQVTPEDYKKMDIDPNDRGRGRTVETQVGGVAVLRAYWDISQSLSSGDSLWLRP; the protein is encoded by the exons ATGTTTATCCTTGCTTTCCTCCCCGTGGTGATCGCCTCATATAAATACACCAAACAAGAATATTGCTCCATATATGCCGTGGCGAACGATTGTCGTCCGCCACCAGATGAATTCCTGCACATCCCCGCAAGAGATCTCGCCTCCGACGAAGCCAAGACTGGTATCCTTGAAGATGCCTTCTCCGCGCTCGCCGTGCTGCAGAATGAATACTACCAAATCGGACGAAATACATGGCCATCGGCGATAGACTGGACCGCCGCCGTCACTGAGACCGTCGTTTCCGGCATGCTGTCAACCCTCACCAAGTCGATAAACTTGATCGTCCCAGGCATTACGCCCAGTATTCGAGAAGCGCAGGAAAACCTCATCTCGTCAGTGTACGACCAAGTCATTGGCTATCACTTTGCGCAGGATATAGTTGCCATTCGAGACCAG GCCTTTGATGACATATTATGGGTGGTGCTTGGCTGGATAGAGGCCGTGAATTTTGCTCGATCGCATGACGGCATCCGCTTCCCCGAAGCCGAGCACAGCCCCAATGCTAGTTTCCCTACTGACGTCCATGCCGCTTTGGCATTGCTGCCGTGGCGCGGCCATCTCTGGATTCCGTCCTTCCAGAGCCGGGCGAAAAGCTTCTGGCTTCTTGGGGCTCAGGGCTGGGACACGGCATTGTGCCACGGCGGCATGGTCTGGAACCCCCGTCTGGAGCCTTACAAGAACGCCATCACGAATGAGCTGTACATTTCAGCCTCTATTTCCATGTATCAGTACATGAGCAACGGAAGTGTCGCCGATAAGGACCCGCTACATCTTCAAGCGGCGATTGAGGGCTACAAATGGCTCGTAAACAGCAACATGATGAATCGCGAAGGCCTGTATGCTGATGGGTTTCACATTGGCCGACGAAAGCATGGGGGAGTGGAGTGCAACATTCGCGATGAAATGGTGTACACTTACAACCAGGGCGTGCTGCTCACTGGTCAACGAGGGCTGTGGGATGTGACCGGGAGCCCCTCGTACCTAGAAGACGGCCATAATCTTATCCAGGCCGTCATCAAGGCCACCggctggagcttgaagaCGAACCGGCCAATAGACTCGGTGGATGTATCTGCAAAGCTGCCCAAATGGAGAGGTCTTGGTCGGGGTGGTATCTTAGAGGAGAAGTGTGATGCAGGTGGAACATGCTCTCAGGATGGCCAGACATTCAAGGGCATATACTTTCACCATCTGACTGCATTCTGTCGGCCCTTGGACGAGGATAACCTCAACGATGGCGATTACGTCGACATGGATGGTTTCACTCGAGTCAAAGCAGCCCACAAATCGGCCTGCCAGGCGTATCTGGGTTGGATTAAGCATAACGCTTTGGCAGCGCTGACATCTCGAGACAGTCGAGGACGCTTTGGCATGTGGTGGGGGTCAGCACTTTTCGGCAACATTCACGTATCCCGGGTAAGCGACGGAATCGACCATGATGCTGTAAATGCCACCGACTATCGTAAAGACGGAACCCCAAATGACGACCTCTGGGGGCGGGATTCAAGATGGCTGCCAGGATCTCGGAAGAGAGGGCTGGACAAACAAGTTACGCCAGAGGACtacaagaagatggacat CGACCCCAACGATCGCGGCAGAGGACGCACAGTGGAAACACAGGTAGGAGGCGTCGCTGTGCTTCGCGCCTATTGGGACATCTCGCAGTCACTATCGTCAGGAGATTCATTGTGGCTGAGACCCTAG